From the Megalops cyprinoides isolate fMegCyp1 chromosome 21, fMegCyp1.pri, whole genome shotgun sequence genome, one window contains:
- the LOC118769242 gene encoding histone H2B translates to MPEPAKSAPKKGSKKAVTKTAGKGGKKRRKSRKESYAIYVYKVLKQVHPDTGISSKAMGIMNSFVNDIFERIAGESSRLAHYNKRSTITSREIQTAVRLLLPGELAKHAVSEGTKAVTKYTSSK, encoded by the coding sequence ATGCCTGAACCAGCCAAGTCTGCTCCCAAGAAGGGATCGAAGAAAGCCGTCACTAAGACGGCCGGTAAGGGCGGCAAGAAGCGCAGAAAGTCCAGGAAGGAGAGCTACGCAATCTACGTGTACAAGGTGTTGAAACAAGTTCATCCTGATACCGGCATTTCCTCAAAGGCAATGGGCATCATGAATTCGTTTGTCAACGATATCTTTGAGCGCATCGCCGGTGAGTCGTCTCGTTTGGCTCACTACAACAAGCGCTCCACCATCACCTCCAGGGAGATCCAGACTGCCGTGCGCCTGCTGTTGCCCGGAGAGCTGGCGAAGCACGCAGTGTCCGAGGGTACCAAGGCCGTCACCAAGTATACTAGCTCCAAGTAG